In Niallia sp. FSL W8-0635, one genomic interval encodes:
- a CDS encoding nucleoside hydrolase: protein MKEKLILDVDTGIDDAIGILLAVKSNAFDILGITTVNGNVSLDQATANTCKILDLVKADYIPVIKGAATPLLREPFFEHRIHGEDGLGGALKETAVTHPVSDGFAPDFLINSILSFSGEVTLVFTGPLTNLALAAKKCPQITNHVKEIIFMGGVVKGPGNVTPTAEFNSYVDPEAAKIVLHAGFPSITQVGLDVTRKALLTKKHLESITDETLRAYITKSTNDYQQKYFNRYGVHACAMHDPLAVGIAINKRIVETEKYFVDIETRSELCDGQLVCDFQNRLKREANLHVSLKVDDHAFFQMFIDILNGHFEERE, encoded by the coding sequence ATGAAAGAGAAGCTGATATTGGATGTAGACACTGGCATTGATGATGCGATTGGTATTCTACTAGCTGTAAAGAGCAACGCATTTGATATTTTAGGGATTACAACCGTTAACGGAAATGTCTCCTTAGACCAAGCAACTGCAAACACATGCAAAATACTAGATTTAGTAAAAGCAGATTATATCCCTGTTATAAAAGGCGCTGCCACTCCCCTACTTCGGGAGCCCTTCTTTGAACACCGCATTCACGGTGAAGATGGTTTAGGCGGAGCATTAAAGGAAACAGCTGTTACTCACCCTGTGAGTGACGGCTTTGCTCCTGATTTTTTAATTAATTCTATTCTTAGCTTTTCTGGTGAAGTAACATTGGTTTTCACTGGACCATTAACAAATTTAGCGCTAGCAGCTAAGAAATGTCCCCAAATTACAAATCACGTAAAAGAAATTATTTTTATGGGGGGCGTAGTAAAAGGACCTGGCAATGTTACGCCAACTGCTGAATTTAACAGCTATGTTGATCCTGAAGCAGCCAAAATTGTTTTACATGCAGGCTTCCCTTCTATCACGCAGGTTGGTTTAGATGTAACACGAAAAGCATTATTAACCAAGAAACATCTCGAATCCATTACTGATGAAACATTAAGAGCCTATATTACAAAAAGCACAAATGACTATCAACAGAAATATTTTAACCGTTATGGAGTCCATGCTTGTGCAATGCATGATCCACTAGCTGTTGGAATTGCTATAAATAAAAGAATAGTAGAAACCGAAAAGTACTTCGTCGATATTGAAACGAGAAGTGAATTATGTGATGGTCAGCTCGTTTGTGACTTTCAGAATCGTCTAAAGAGGGAAGCGAATTTACATGTTTCCTTAAAAGTGGATGATCATGCCTTCTTTCAAATGTTTATCGACATTTTAAATGGTCACTTTGAGGAAAGGGAGTGA
- a CDS encoding HAD family hydrolase: protein MIFFDIDGTLLDHDYAERQGILDFLRTNPSLASFTEQQIIETWKELSRKYFEEFLMNKLSFQDQKRARMIELFEMVGVNLTNEEADDKFKNYLSFYKENWIAYPDVMEVLEKLKVLGYPLGVISNGDYQQQVEKLQRIGVEKFINCVITSSEVGVSKPDSTIFIKACELTNSSIEKCYYVGDRLEIDALGSQVAGMNGIWLNRSGGKECREVTVIGSLGNLLNLLENDLEEV, encoded by the coding sequence ATGATATTCTTTGATATTGACGGCACATTGCTAGATCACGATTATGCAGAACGACAAGGGATATTAGATTTCCTTCGAACAAATCCTTCTCTTGCTTCCTTTACAGAGCAGCAGATAATAGAAACATGGAAGGAGCTTTCAAGGAAATATTTTGAGGAGTTTTTAATGAATAAATTGTCTTTTCAAGACCAGAAAAGGGCAAGAATGATCGAGTTGTTTGAAATGGTGGGTGTAAATTTAACTAACGAAGAGGCTGATGATAAGTTTAAGAATTACTTGTCTTTTTATAAAGAAAATTGGATTGCTTATCCCGATGTTATGGAGGTCTTAGAGAAATTAAAGGTATTAGGTTATCCGTTAGGGGTTATAAGTAATGGGGATTATCAACAACAGGTGGAAAAATTACAGCGTATAGGTGTAGAAAAATTTATTAATTGTGTTATAACTTCAAGTGAGGTAGGTGTGTCAAAACCTGATTCAACTATTTTTATAAAGGCATGTGAATTAACAAATAGCAGTATAGAAAAATGCTATTATGTCGGCGATAGGTTAGAAATTGACGCATTAGGAAGTCAAGTGGCTGGGATGAACGGTATTTGGTTGAATAGGAGTGGAGGGAAGGAGTGTAGAGAGGTAACTGTTATTGGTTCTTTGGGGAATTTGTTAAATCTATTGGAGAATGACTTGGAAGAAGTTTGA
- a CDS encoding ABC transporter permease has translation MKKRYLYLLLLPGVLFLTIFLVIPILSMIGTTFHDEGSFSLQGYIDFFKDKYFIDILLTTLRVSLLTTFICILIGFPVSYYIAKLPSKRKAILLLFTIFPLLTSPVVRSFSWMIIIGKNGVLNKTLLSLGLIQEPLNILYTPNAIIIGLVHLFLPLIIVTLVGVMENIDSDLLRASESLGASKIATFMKIIVPLCVPGLVIGSILVFVGSFTAYTTPALLGGKQRVISTFLYQNAITLNDWKLASIVATIMIVVTFIIISIMNGVAKKLNPKG, from the coding sequence TTGAAGAAACGATATTTATATTTACTCTTACTACCAGGTGTTTTATTTTTAACGATATTTTTAGTCATACCAATTCTTTCGATGATTGGTACAACCTTTCATGACGAAGGAAGCTTTAGTTTACAAGGTTATATTGATTTTTTTAAGGATAAATACTTTATTGATATCCTCCTTACTACTTTAAGGGTAAGTCTACTAACTACCTTTATCTGTATTTTAATTGGCTTTCCGGTTTCCTATTATATCGCCAAGCTTCCTAGCAAAAGAAAAGCCATTCTCTTGTTGTTTACGATTTTCCCATTGCTGACAAGCCCTGTCGTCCGCTCCTTTAGCTGGATGATTATCATTGGAAAAAATGGTGTCCTTAATAAAACGTTATTGAGCTTAGGTCTTATTCAGGAGCCTTTAAATATTTTATATACACCAAATGCGATTATTATCGGACTTGTTCACCTCTTTCTTCCATTAATTATCGTTACACTCGTTGGCGTGATGGAGAATATCGACAGTGATTTATTACGTGCATCGGAAAGCCTTGGTGCTTCAAAAATTGCGACCTTTATGAAAATCATTGTGCCCTTATGTGTGCCAGGTTTGGTTATTGGGAGTATTTTAGTATTTGTGGGAAGCTTTACCGCTTATACAACACCTGCCTTACTAGGTGGTAAGCAACGCGTTATTTCCACTTTTCTTTATCAAAATGCCATTACACTAAATGATTGGAAGCTTGCCTCTATTGTGGCAACGATTATGATTGTTGTTACCTTTATCATTATTTCTATTATGAACGGTGTGGCGAAAAAACTAAATCCAAAGGGGTAA
- a CDS encoding ABC transporter permease produces MQEKHRGLALFTILVFIFLLGPLVIISITSFESGSILKFPPEEYSFRWYENIFKVEMFLSTFKTSIIVSIAGNILALLLGVPAAYALSRFNFAGKGIINAIFVSPILIPGIVLGFSFLRYIVVTYNLPIYLSLFIGHTVIMLPFIIRVISSSLANFDFPIEEAALSLGATRIGTFFSVVLPNIKSGIIAAVMIAFLESFNNVDISVYMTGPGVSTFPIQMLLYVENYFDPTVAAISVLLMFLTAIFMFAVERLMGLSYFTKR; encoded by the coding sequence ATGCAAGAGAAACATAGAGGGTTGGCCCTGTTTACTATCCTCGTTTTTATTTTTTTATTAGGGCCGCTTGTAATAATATCCATTACCTCTTTTGAGAGCGGTAGTATTCTAAAGTTTCCTCCAGAAGAGTATTCCTTTAGATGGTATGAAAATATTTTTAAAGTAGAGATGTTTTTAAGCACATTTAAGACATCCATTATTGTTTCCATTGCAGGAAACATTTTAGCATTATTACTTGGCGTCCCGGCAGCTTATGCGCTTAGCCGTTTCAACTTTGCTGGCAAGGGAATTATCAACGCTATCTTTGTATCTCCGATTCTTATTCCAGGGATTGTTCTAGGTTTTTCCTTTTTACGCTATATTGTTGTGACCTATAACCTTCCTATTTATTTATCCCTATTTATCGGTCATACGGTCATCATGCTACCATTTATAATTCGAGTGATTTCTTCTAGTCTTGCAAACTTTGATTTTCCCATAGAAGAAGCAGCACTCAGCCTTGGTGCCACTCGAATTGGGACATTTTTCAGTGTAGTATTACCGAACATTAAATCAGGCATTATTGCTGCAGTCATGATTGCCTTTTTAGAGTCTTTCAATAATGTGGATATTTCTGTTTATATGACCGGACCCGGTGTAAGTACGTTCCCTATTCAAATGCTGTTATATGTAGAGAATTATTTTGATCCTACAGTTGCAGCTATCTCTGTTCTGTTAATGTTCCTTACTGCCATTTTTATGTTTGCAGTCGAAAGATTAATGGGATTGTCTTATTTCACGAAAAGATAA
- a CDS encoding ABC transporter ATP-binding protein — protein sequence MALFTLENVSVAYEKKNILEDFNLSIEKGQLVSLLGPSGCGKTTTLRLIAGFLEASKGKFIFQDKDYTKVPVNKRNFGFVFQNYALFPHLSIFDNIAYGLRLRKVGKKEIEKRVLNMLEIVNLRGFEQRFPGELSGGQRQRVAIARALVIEPDILLFDEPLSNLDANLRVNMRVEIRRIQQELGITTVYVSHDQEECFSISDQVAIMNKGVIEQLSDPSSIYKYPETKFVADFIGFKNFITFDKRSDLKDHIELEKAGLVFTIDRHAHMENQNKMVGAIRPDDFIMEPSTTAIPKNGMNGTIKITTFLGRSYQYVVQTALGDFTINKEMVQPFKNGQEVTVIIPKNQMVLVE from the coding sequence ATGGCTTTATTTACTTTAGAAAATGTATCTGTTGCTTATGAAAAGAAAAATATATTAGAAGATTTTAATTTAAGTATTGAAAAAGGACAGCTTGTTTCCTTATTAGGTCCCAGTGGTTGTGGTAAAACTACGACTCTGCGCTTAATTGCTGGATTTTTAGAAGCTAGTAAAGGAAAATTTATTTTTCAAGATAAAGATTACACAAAGGTTCCTGTGAATAAACGGAACTTCGGCTTTGTTTTTCAAAATTACGCCCTATTCCCTCATCTTTCTATCTTTGACAATATTGCGTACGGGTTACGTTTACGTAAAGTTGGCAAAAAGGAAATCGAGAAACGCGTCCTAAATATGCTGGAAATTGTTAATTTAAGAGGATTTGAACAGCGATTTCCTGGCGAGCTATCTGGTGGCCAAAGACAGCGGGTTGCCATCGCGAGAGCTTTAGTAATTGAACCAGACATTCTATTATTTGATGAACCGTTAAGTAATCTAGATGCCAACCTCAGAGTCAATATGAGAGTGGAGATTCGTAGAATTCAGCAGGAATTAGGGATTACAACTGTCTATGTATCCCATGACCAAGAAGAATGCTTCTCGATTTCTGACCAAGTTGCCATTATGAATAAAGGCGTTATTGAACAATTAAGTGATCCTTCGTCGATTTATAAATATCCAGAAACGAAATTTGTCGCAGACTTTATTGGGTTTAAGAACTTTATTACTTTTGATAAACGATCAGACCTCAAGGATCATATCGAGCTTGAAAAAGCTGGTTTAGTATTTACAATTGATCGCCATGCTCATATGGAAAATCAAAATAAAATGGTTGGCGCCATTCGTCCAGATGATTTCATAATGGAGCCAAGCACAACAGCTATTCCTAAAAACGGAATGAATGGAACAATTAAAATCACAACATTCCTCGGCAGAAGCTATCAATATGTGGTTCAAACCGCGCTAGGTGATTTTACAATCAATAAAGAAATGGTTCAGCCATTTAAAAATGGACAAGAAGTAACGGTAATTATTCCAAAGAATCAAATGGTGCTTGTGGAATAG
- a CDS encoding ABC transporter substrate-binding protein — translation MKKLVSAVAASSFLLLAACSSDDATNDSKEKKEKLVVSTWGFNEDFFRNEIYKPFEEENNVEIVLDTGNNADRLNKVRQGNSDVDVIFLSDYYAQQGIEDNLFETIDRSKLSNLDNIYEAAKAPLGEEYGPAYTIAQFGIAYNPDEIANPITSWKDLWSDDLKGKITIPSITSTTGPMIVDTASLVSGEETFNEDKAFEQLKALMPSVIKEYGQTSEFVNMFAQGEIAAGPIMEMYFADLQEAVPNAEFITPAEGGYAVMNTMNVVKDTDQKELSEKFINYILGKEAQEKSAKNKVDSPVNTQVELTEEEAEGLTYGEDVIASLHTLDMKFINDNLKGWIDRWNRELVQ, via the coding sequence ATGAAAAAATTAGTTAGTGCAGTTGCAGCATCATCCTTTTTACTATTAGCCGCTTGTAGTTCAGACGACGCAACAAATGATAGCAAAGAAAAAAAGGAAAAGTTAGTCGTTTCCACTTGGGGATTTAATGAAGACTTCTTCCGTAACGAAATTTATAAACCATTTGAAGAAGAAAATAATGTAGAAATCGTATTGGATACTGGTAATAATGCAGATCGCTTAAATAAAGTAAGACAAGGAAATTCAGATGTAGATGTTATTTTCCTATCAGACTATTATGCACAACAAGGTATTGAAGATAATCTGTTTGAAACAATTGATCGTAGCAAGCTTTCCAATCTCGACAATATTTATGAAGCAGCAAAAGCTCCACTGGGCGAAGAATATGGTCCAGCATATACAATTGCACAGTTTGGAATTGCTTATAATCCTGATGAAATTGCTAATCCCATTACTTCTTGGAAAGACCTATGGAGCGATGATTTAAAAGGAAAAATCACAATCCCTAGCATCACATCTACAACAGGTCCGATGATAGTCGATACAGCTTCCTTAGTTAGTGGGGAGGAAACATTTAACGAAGATAAAGCTTTTGAACAATTAAAGGCTCTAATGCCAAGTGTCATCAAAGAATATGGACAAACATCTGAATTTGTAAATATGTTTGCTCAAGGTGAAATAGCTGCAGGACCAATCATGGAAATGTATTTTGCTGATTTACAAGAAGCAGTTCCTAATGCTGAATTCATTACACCAGCTGAAGGCGGCTATGCTGTTATGAATACAATGAACGTAGTAAAAGATACAGACCAAAAAGAACTTTCTGAAAAATTCATTAACTATATTTTAGGAAAAGAAGCACAAGAAAAATCAGCAAAAAACAAAGTAGATTCACCGGTTAATACACAAGTTGAATTAACAGAAGAAGAAGCGGAAGGTTTAACATATGGCGAAGACGTTATTGCAAGCTTACACACATTAGATATGAAATTTATCAATGATAACTTAAAAGGTTGGATCGATCGCTGGAATCGTGAGCTAGTTCAATAA
- a CDS encoding adenine deaminase C-terminal domain-containing protein produces the protein MQVDTLVLNGTVFNSYFKQFRKENIAIKDGRFFYIGKKGQEFFQSTETIDATGKYIVPGLIDIHLHIESTMVTPATFSYALIKNGVTTIVPEPHEMANVFGVTGVKEMIKASKNEVVDMFYGIPSSVPATSMETTGGAIEIEDIEELMQTESIKCLGEIMNYYDVLTKPGCKTNQILDYVRKHYPELIIEGHVPKLLDDELQGIAFAGVGSDHTHQTVEGMKERIGIGMFLEIQEKSMTRDVIDYLIENPVKEHFCFVTDDVMADSLQLRGHLNVLLKKAIAMGMSYEDAIYACTYTPAKRMRMYDRGVIAPSKIADFVVVSNLDDFFIDAVYKDGEKVFDYELPYVQNAVSKQFPASFYESVKLSPLNAEEFEVYMDVEKNNVTVRTIHVQNGSTFTEERQDTLSVDAGRLQWEDSPYCLVKTFERYGKNDNKAHGLIGGDILKRGSVATTYSHDNHNLLVVGKNKEDMQLAANEVIKNQGGICCVHNGEILSMVPLPVGGILSEEPLEVISAQVEELTTALKSIGYEHYNVIMSLSTLSLPVSPALKITDYGLIAVNEGKVVSFEV, from the coding sequence GTGCAAGTAGATACACTTGTTTTAAATGGAACGGTTTTTAATAGTTATTTTAAGCAATTTAGAAAAGAAAATATCGCCATCAAAGATGGAAGGTTCTTTTATATCGGAAAGAAAGGACAAGAATTTTTCCAGTCTACCGAAACCATTGATGCAACTGGAAAATATATTGTCCCAGGCTTAATCGATATTCACTTGCATATCGAAAGTACAATGGTTACTCCGGCAACTTTTTCGTATGCTTTAATCAAAAATGGGGTAACAACGATTGTTCCGGAACCTCATGAAATGGCGAATGTATTTGGTGTTACTGGTGTGAAAGAAATGATCAAGGCAAGCAAAAATGAAGTGGTTGATATGTTTTATGGCATTCCAAGCTCTGTTCCTGCAACTTCCATGGAAACAACTGGAGGCGCAATTGAAATAGAAGACATTGAAGAATTAATGCAGACAGAATCAATTAAATGCTTAGGCGAAATCATGAATTACTACGATGTTCTTACAAAGCCTGGTTGCAAAACAAATCAAATTCTAGATTATGTTCGTAAGCACTATCCCGAACTTATTATTGAAGGACATGTGCCTAAGCTATTGGATGATGAATTACAAGGAATTGCATTTGCTGGCGTCGGCTCCGATCATACGCACCAAACAGTTGAAGGAATGAAGGAAAGAATTGGGATTGGCATGTTTTTAGAAATCCAAGAGAAATCGATGACACGGGATGTAATCGATTATCTTATCGAAAACCCGGTAAAAGAGCATTTTTGTTTCGTGACAGATGATGTTATGGCAGATTCTCTTCAATTAAGAGGCCATCTAAATGTACTTCTAAAGAAGGCCATTGCAATGGGCATGTCTTATGAGGATGCAATTTATGCATGTACTTATACCCCTGCCAAGCGGATGAGAATGTATGATAGAGGTGTCATCGCGCCAAGTAAAATTGCCGATTTTGTTGTAGTAAGTAATTTGGATGACTTTTTCATCGATGCTGTGTATAAAGATGGTGAAAAGGTATTTGATTATGAGCTACCATATGTGCAGAACGCTGTATCGAAGCAATTCCCTGCATCTTTTTATGAAAGTGTGAAGCTATCTCCATTAAATGCGGAAGAATTTGAAGTTTATATGGACGTAGAGAAAAATAACGTAACCGTACGTACTATTCATGTGCAAAACGGCTCGACTTTTACAGAAGAGCGACAAGACACCTTATCTGTAGATGCAGGCAGATTACAATGGGAAGACAGTCCTTATTGTTTAGTGAAAACCTTTGAACGATACGGTAAGAATGATAACAAAGCACATGGACTAATTGGCGGAGACATTCTCAAACGCGGATCTGTCGCAACCACTTACTCACACGATAATCATAATCTATTAGTCGTTGGGAAAAATAAAGAAGACATGCAGCTCGCTGCAAATGAAGTCATCAAAAACCAAGGTGGCATCTGTTGCGTGCACAATGGAGAAATCCTTTCCATGGTGCCATTACCAGTCGGCGGCATACTCTCAGAAGAGCCATTAGAAGTGATTTCAGCCCAAGTAGAAGAATTAACAACTGCTTTAAAATCAATAGGCTATGAACATTACAATGTAATCATGTCCCTTAGCACCCTTTCACTTCCAGTAAGCCCAGCCTTAAAGATAACAGACTACGGGTTGATAGCAGTGAATGAAGGAAAAGTCGTTTCGTTTGAGGTTTAG